The genomic DNA CCTTCAAACAATAAAATGGGAACTGTGGGAATAGCAGTTTTAGACAGCGGAGCAGGAACTGCAAGCTTTACATCTTCTTCGGGAAATATTCAAATAAATGTAAACGGACAGGAATCTACAGGTTTATTCACAGATTCAGGTTTAGTAGATATAACAGGCGGAAATATTCAGGCATCGGACAGTGCTTTTAACCTTTACTCAAAAGGTGCCACAGGAGTAATAAGATTAAGCGGAACTACTCTGCGTACTGGTCAGAGATCATTGCTGTTCTTTAGTGAAGACGGTGGTACTTTTGACTTGACAAATGTAAATGCAACAATAGCAGGAGGGGCTGACAGCTCTTCAAGAGGAACTGCTTTTTACTACTCAGGAAACAATACACCATTGACTAAGACAGACCTTGAGAATTATTTTCAGACAACTTTCGGAGGTCTTACAGGTAAGCTGACTTTAAATATGGAGTCAGGCTCAAGATTATTTATAGTAGACAATATAATAATGAATCTGAGTACAGCAGCAACTCCTTTGGGGTCACTTGCCAACGGACCGACAGTCATAGGAAGCAATTATAAAACATATATGATGTATAAGGGAACTTTGATTATAGATCAGAATGTAAATCTTGACTCAGCTGCAGACCCTTATAATACACTAGAGCTGGCTACATCGCATATAAATAATACATCAGCAACAGTTACAGGAACACAGACAGGACAAATAGGAATGGCACAGGAAAACGGGCTTGATACTTTGGGAGCTTCATTGCCGAGAAATCAGGTTACATTAATAAATGATGCCGGAGCTTTTAACTTGAGCGGTTCTAATTCTGTTGGAATATATGCAAGTAACGGGGAAATAAGCAATATAAACGGAGGAAACCTTAATCTTACAGGTAATGGTTCTATAGGGATGTATGCAGTAAATGGTACAAAAGCAATTAATGATAATACTTCAAATATAGTGATCGGAACAAACGGCATAGGAATATATGCCGAAGGATTCAAACAGGGATCATCACAGGCCTTCGGAAACGGAACGCTGGATATAACAAATAACGGAAATATAACTGCACAAAGCGGCTCAGGGGCAATAGGGATATTTCTTAATAATAATTCAACAGGAGTAAGAGGGGATACTAAACTTGATATAAGCGGAGGAAATATAGATGTTCAGAATTCAGTGAACGGTGTAGGTGTATATATAAGCGGCGGTACACTGACTTCGACTTCTCTGACTACAATCAGCGTAGGTACAAACGGTATAGGGCTCTATGCAAAAAATTCAGATATAAACTTATCTGATATAACATTAAATTTAAATGGTGATAATGCTCTGGGAATATACTTTGACGGAGTATCAAACTTTACAGGTGCAGGAACATTTAATATAGACGGTAAAAATGTAGTGTTGTATAACATGATTTCCGGCGGGGTAGTAAATGCAAATATAAATCTGGGTACAGTAACAGCAGGGTCTTCATATATCTTCGGGAGCCTGATTGATCAGGTGGGAGTTTATACAGGAGATGCGAATTTAGCATCAAACGGAAGCTTTCTGATCGGAAAAAATTCGGCAGCATTTATGACAAATACGAGCAGTATTACGGTACAGCCAGGTTCTGTTAATACAAGCGCCTTTGTATTGGACGGACAATATGCTATGCCTGCGGGGAGCAGTGCATATACAGGAATGACAGCTGATATGGACGGGGAAAATGCAGGTATTATATCAGTAGATGATTATTCTGCGGGAATATATGGAAGAAACGGATCAAGACTGATTAATACAGGAACTATATCAGTAGGAGATTATTCAGCTGCGGTAGCATCTTCAGGTGCCGGATCAATAGCAATAAATAACGGAATAATAAATCTAGGTTTAAGATCAAATGCGCTATTTTTAAAAGATGGTGTGAATATAGAAAACAGAGCCTCAGGCGTTATTACAGGAAGTTCGGATCATACAATAGCATTGTTTGCCGATAATGTAAGCGGTCCTATAATAAATCAGGGATTGATAACACTTACGGGAGATCAGTCAGCAGGTATTTATTCAGTAGGTTCTGCGGTAAAAGTAATAAATAACAGCGGAACAATTACAGTTGGAGATTCACTGGATGCACAGAATCCAAGTATAGGAATATATACTGTTAATCCGGGAGATCAGATTACGAATAATAATCTTACTGCGGGTAATAATTCAATGGGAATCTACAGTGTAGGCGGACAGATAACACAAACAGGCATATTAAATATAGGAAATACCGGAGCGGGTGTATACGTAAGAGACGGTTCGGTTAATATAACAGGTACTGCAGTATTAAACTTAGGAACAGATAAAGCAGTAGGGGTATATGCCGAGAATTCGGCAGTAACAAATGCTGCTGATATGAACATAGGAAATGAAAACTTTGGTTTTGTGGTTTTAGACGGTTCATTTTCAAATACAGCATCAAATATAACAATGGGAACAGATTCTATCTATTTGGTTAAAAGCGGAGCAGGTACAGTAACAAATGCTTCTGGAACAACAGTGTCAATGACAGGTTCTGAAAATTCGGCATTCTATCTGCTAAACGGGGTAAATTTCGTAAATGACGGAACTATTACAGGAACAGCCGGAACAAGTAATGTGGGAGTACACAGCAGATCAGGAACTGTAACAAATAACGGAGCTATAAATCTCGGAGCTTCAAACCTTGTATTCAAAACAAATTTTGACGGAAGTTACACACTTGATCCAAATGGAAATAAAATCGTAGATATAGAAAAAAGTTTGTTCACTGTGGGAGTGTATGGAACAGACTCAACTCTTGTTAATACATCAACAGGAAATATTACGGTTGGTGCCGGAGCTGTGGGAATAGCAGCTATTTCCGGTTCTGCAAGAAATGATGGTAATATAACAGCCACAGGTAATTATTCGATGGGAATGTATACTGAAAGAGCCAGAATAGTAAATAACGGAACTATTAATGTAACAGGTGATAATGTAATAGGGATGGCAGGAAACGGAGAAGGTTCAAAAATAGAAAACTACGGAACTATAAGAGTTTCCGGAACTCATGCAATAGGTATGTACGGCCTGTCGTCATCAGAAATAATAAATGGCGGAACTATAATAGCCGACGGTGAAGGAGCTCAGGGAATAGTTCTGGGGAACGGTTCGACTCTTAATAACCTTGTAGGAGGAACAATAATAATAAACGGCGGAGTAGGTACGGGAAATTATGGTGTAGGTGCCGGTGAAGTATATAATACTCCTACAATTATAAATGCGGGTATAATAAAAGTAGCTGAAAAATTCACTACAGATGGAGTAAATGTGGTGATAAACGTAGATCCTTCGACAATAAAAGCACCGACAGCAGAAGATATAGCAGCAGGAAATTATGATCCTTCAGACATAGGTGCTGATTATCTGATATCAAATTCTGTCAGCATACAGGCTCCGGCCTTTGACGTGACTTCGCCGCTTCAGGTTTCAGGGAATTTTGCTGTAGGAACAAATATGGAAAAATATAAACTGGAAGATGTGATAATACCTGATTCTGGTTTCGCTGCTGACTCGGCTTCGATACCGGTACAGAGTAAATCACTTACATGGAAAGCAATACCGGTGCTAAATTCAAGAGGAAATCTGGATGTGTGGATGGAGAAAATACCATATGATAACTTTACAAACGGTCTGTGGTATCAGGACTTTGGACGTGCATTAGATGAGAAGTACTTTAGAGCCGAAGGAAATGCATTGAAAATATACGATAAGCTTGATCTTTTGGAAAATGAGCTGGACTTCAGACATCTGATGGCAAGTCTTGCAGGCGATGTGTATGCTAATATCAACCAGAGAGAGGAAGATATAGCCAGAACCTTTGAAAGCTCACTTGACCTTTTGCAAAACTCAAAAAATAATACAAAAGAAAATGTAAAAATAGATGTAATTGTAGGAAAAGGTGAAAATAAGGAAAATACCGACGGTGTACAAAGCTATAATTATACTACAGCAGGAGTACTTGCACTGCGTGAAGTAGAGAGAACATACAGACATACATTCGGCTACTCTCTGGGCTACCTTCATACAAGCTTTGAATTCAACGACGGAAACAACAGTGAAGAATGGGTGGATACTGTTCAGCTGGGAGTACATAATAAATATACTGCGGACAGCTGGAAAATAAAAAATGACCTCACAGGAAGAGTAAGCTTTCATAATGTAGACAGAAACATAGACTGGGGAGCCGGGAGCAAAAGATCTGAAATGAACGGTACTTATGAAACTTATTCAATAACATCTGACAATATAATCGGAAAAGAGTTTGAAATAGGCAAAAAAACAGTTATAACACCATACGGAGGATTAAGAGCCATGTATATAACAAGACCTACATTTGATGAAAGCGGGCTGGAAGCAGTGGAAGTAAAGGGTAATGATGCCTGGAGCGTAAAACCCAGAGCAGGAATAGAGCTGAAAGCATCAACACCGCTAAGTCCGAAAAGTGAATGGAAATTAAAGGGAACTTTGGATCTGGCATATGAATATGAGCTTGCTGATCTGAATGAAAGAGAAAAAGCAAGACTTACAGCAATAGAAACAGACTATCATGATTTATCAAAACCTATGGATGAAAAAGGAGCATTTAGAAGCAAGGCATCTGTGGGTGTGGAAGTGGAGAACAGATACGGTATTTTCCTTACAGGTGAATATGTGGTAGGAAATGACAATCAGGATGATTACAGGGCAGGAGTATCATTAAAAGCTGTATTTTAATAAATAGAGAAAATCAGATCTGAAAAATGATCTGATTTTCTAATATATAAAATATAAAAAGTGATGGAATTTTAATGAAATAAAATAGATATTTAAAAGAGAAAAATAAAATAAAAGTCCTGCTCTTTTTTACAAAAGAAACATTTATTAAATATAAGAATGAAATAAAAGCGGTAATCCTGCATTTACAATACTAGAGCGAAAATAAAATGAAATCCTGCCTTGAAAAAATGTTAGTAATATTGTAAAATTGCTATAAGCGGGAGGATACATGAAAATCTTTGAATTTTTAGAAAAAAAAGCTGTAGCAAAGCTGAAAAAAGAAATAAAGGCTGCTTCGGGAAACGAAGTTTTCTTCAGAGGCATTCCCAATGAAGAGGGAATTGTTACAGATATAGAAGTAATTGCCAGAGGAAATGAATATTCCGTGGCGGCAGTTTTGAACAGAATGAAAAAAAATGAAATAATAATACATAATCATCCGTCGGGATTGCTGGTTCCTTCCGATAATGACGTACAGATATCGTCAGTGTATGGAGAGCTGGGAGGCGGTTCATACATTGTAAATAATGAGGTTAATGATATATATGTACTTGTTTCTTTAAAGAAGCATATAAAAATAGATATAGATAAATATTTTGGCGATCTGGGTATAATAAGAAAAAAATATCCTGATTTTGAAATAAGAGATGAACAGTACAAAATGTCAAAGGATATCGAGAAGTCTCTTAATGAGAATAAAAAGGCACTGATAGAGGCAGGAACGGGAACTGGGAAAACACTTGCCTATCTTATACCTACACTTGAATATGCCCTGGAAAATAATCTAAAGGCCATAATATCAACCAATACCATAAATCTGCAGGAACAGCTTATCAATAAGGATATACCGCTGGTAAAGGAACTGATAGGGCAGGATTTTAAATATACCCTTGTAAAGGGAAGAGGAAACTATCTCTGCAAGCGTAAACTGCAGAATGCAATTATGGAAGAGAGTGATGACAGTGAGGACAAAGAAATCCTGCTGAATCTGCAGAAATGGAACGAAACTACGAAATACGGTGACAGAAATGAATTAAGATATGGAATAAGTTTTGAAATATGGGAAAAGGTAAACTGTGAACTGGATCTTTGTACAAATGTAAAATGTCCGTATTTTTCAAGCTGTTATTTTTTTAATGCGAGAAAAGAAATAGGGAAATCTGATCTTTTGGTGCTGAATCACCATATGTTTTTTGCAGATTTGTCCATTCGAAGCGAGATAGGCTTTAATACTGATTATTCCATACTTCCGAATTATGATATTCTTATTTTTGATGAGGCACATAATATAGAGGATACTGCAAGAAGCTATTTTACAAGTGAAGTATCGAAGTATTCATTTGGTAAACTTATGGGAAATATCTATAATAAAAGAGTAAGAAACTATAATAAAAGCGGTATTTTTGTCAGAGCGCTTATATATCTGAAAGATAATCTCAGCGAGGAAGAATATGAGATTATAGATAAAGTGAAAGAGGAAGAAATAATTGAGAATTTAAATAAATATTATGATAAAATAATAGAAATATTTGACAGGTTTTTATTAGGATTTTCCAAAGACAGTGAACAGATGGAAATAAAAAAGAGATTTGACAAGGATTATATAAAAAGCAGCAGTCTGTGGAAAGAGATTATGAAACTCAGAAAAGAATCTGTACATCTTTACAGCATTATGATAAAAGGACTGACTAAGCTTACAAATGAAATTGATAAATTCAGGCTTGAGGATGAAAACGGAATAATATTTGATTTTAAGAAGTATATAGAAAGAGTAAAGGTTTTTATGAAGGATCTGCTGTATATACTGGACTCCGATCAGGAAGACCATGTTTACTGGACTAATATAAACCTTAGAAAGGGAAGCATAAGAATTTATGCAACACCGTTTGAAGTAGCTGATGATCTGGAGCATAATTTGTTTAACAAAATGGACAGAATACTTTTTACTTCGGCAACTCTTGCCGTAGAGCAAAAATTTGACTATTACAAGAAAAATATAGGACTTGAAAAAAAGGGCATAATAGAAGAGATTATCGACTCTCCTTTTGACTATGAAAAGCAGATGAAGGTATATATACCCGATGATACAAAGGATCCTAATTCTCTTGAATTTTTCTCTGATGTTTATGATTTTATAAAGAAGCTGGTAATAAATACCAAAGGAAGATGTTTTTTATTATTTACATCTTACTCGTCACTGAATTTTATATATAACAAAATAAGGGGAGAATTGGAAAAAATGGGATATACGCTGCTGAAACAGGGCGAGCTTCCAAGACATGAAATGATAGAGCTTTTTAAAATAAGAGATAAAGCGATATTATTCGGGACAGATAGTTTTTGGGAAGGAATAGACGTACAGGGAGACAGTCTGAAATCGGTGGTAATAGTAAAGCTTCCGTTCAAGTCTCCGGAAGACCCTGTAACAGAAGCTATAATAGAATATATGAGAAAAAATAACCAGAATCCGTTTATGAATTATCAGATTCCGCAGGCTGTGATAAAATTCAAGCAGGGTGTGGGGAGGCTTATCAGAAGCAAGACCGATACTGGAATTGTAACAATACTGGATAACAGAGTTATAAAAAAAGCATACGGAGAAAAATTTTTGAAATCTCTGCCAAAAACGTCTATAATAAGAGGAAACAGAGAATATATTCTGAAAGAAGAAAAAAGAGTGAAATCAGAGGCTTTATCCCAAAAGGATTCTGATGTTCACAAGGATTAAAGAGATTAATATTAACAGAATAAATTTATGTTATTCAAAATATCGGCATCCTGTTTCAGTCAGGTTCTGCATTAAAGACACAGGTGTTTTGATATTGAAAGATAATAATTGTCTTAAAGTCATGATAGACAATAGGAGGAAAAATGAGACTAAATTTTTTTGGAAGAGAAGTAACTATAACAATAGATGATAAAAAGATAAATAAAAAAGGTGTAGTTTCCAGTTTTGTACTGAATAATAAATTCAGATACAGATTTCTTCTGCTAAGCAGCATGTTTCTCATATTTGGTATATTTATGGAAACAAAAAGGATAAATATCAGCTATCATATCGGGGATAAAGCAACAAAGGACGTAATAGCTTATAAGGATGTGGTATATTATAAAGATCTGCTGGATGAAAGCGTAAAAAACAGAATTATAGAAAATACGACTCCTGAATATGACAGAAATAAAGAAGTAGAAGACAACTCAGTTTCACAGTTGAATACATTTTTTGATTCCATAAACTGGTTTAAGCTTCAGCCCGAAATAGACAATGCCGAGCTAAAAAGCTTTATAGATCAGAATAAGCTGAATCTGAGCGTGGATGAATTAAGAACTATAATATTGAGAGACAGCAGCTCGTATATTCTTGCACTGGTAAATGATATGAGAAAAATTTATGCCGAGGGGATAGTAAAAAAAGGCGATTTTGATAAAATAGTTGCTTCAAAGGACTATAAGCTCGGGGCTGAAGAGAAAAAACTGTTAAAGAATTTCATGGTAATAAATATGAAGTTCAATCAGGAAAAAACAAAGGAAAAAATAGATAAAAATATAGAATCATTAAAAAATCAGGAAATGAAAATATATAAAGGCGACGTGATACTGAAAAAAGGTGATGTAATAACAGCAGATGCTTATGAAAAGCTGGAAAAGCTGAATATGGTAAAAGTAAGCGATAAGGCCAGAAAAAGTACCGGATTATTACTTTCATTCGTTATTTTATCTATGGTTTTGTATTATATTTTGAAAAAATATTCGAAAAAAATAATGGATTCAAAGGCATTTTATCCGAGTCTTATTACAGTAGCAATATTAAATCTGATATATCTGGCATTTTTTCAGGCGGGATTCCTTTTGTACCTTCTGCCTTTTGCAATTATACCTATAATTCTCTCTATTTTGGGAGACAGAGTATTCGCCATTACACTGTCGGTATTTAATCTGGTTCTTCTTACAAGAGATGAAACATGGTTTCTGATAACTCTTGGAGTAACAGTGGTAGCAATATATCAGGCTTCGGCTTTGGTAAACAGAAGCGAGTTCGTAAAGCTGGGAGTATTTCTCGGAGTATTTCAGGCGCTGCTTTCTGTGGCATACGGACTTGTAAATCAGTTTCCTATGACTATACTGGGGCTTTTGATTATACTGTCGGTTTTTTCCGGAATACTCACAGGAATGATATGTCTCGCCCTGCTGCCGTTTTTTGAGAACACCTTTGATATACTGACCAATATAAAGCTCCTTGAGCTGAGCGATTTTTCGCATCCTTTGCTGAGAAGTCTGCTGGTAAAAGCATCAGGAACATTTCACCATAGTATTATGGTGGGAGCACTTGCGGAAAGAGCTGCGGAGTCAGTGGGGGCAAATGCTACCTTTGCAAGGGTAGCGTCATATTATCATGATATAGGGAAAATGAAAAGACCGAATTTCTTTGTGGAAAACCAAAAAGGAAGGGAAAATCCGCATAATCATATAAAACCTACGCTGAGCGCGCTGATTATTATTTCGCACACCAAGGACGGCGTGGCTATGGGTAAAAAATATAATCTTCCAAAGGAAATTCTGGATATAATGGTGGAACACCACGGTACGACACTTGTGCAGTATTTTTATAACAAGGCTAAGGAAGAGGGCGAAGAGATAAGAGAACAG from Sebaldella termitidis ATCC 33386 includes the following:
- a CDS encoding autotransporter domain-containing protein, translated to MKKYRSALICLLAFNAATFTYSASNVNRNTSENLYNQMTRNIETGKSNDSNYKQIEKILNKKNKEIKDLYLQGDYIVKPEYLEWQIFFSGFYAERRKGDNTLNNADYYSDPDETPTKPINPQPPIDVNIGLAVSVKAIAPRDRRLAITLPNEININPTVINIPVPTASAVIAVNPLQFQPIYPSIPVVSVSTVTPISFNFPGSANSDDQYFLKQSAAIAPISQQNLTGQGTGGTMDVISRSSVLNQDFDIYVQDTHAVGVSGGAAHRLTDNGIQNTSATGLTSSHAAMKLIGGHTVTIDNMDFRMVGVGNKPGDYLMLFHTDAHDDGGEAAKWIINPNTTTKLYGQQLIFYGVQSHKTYTYGADMINYGNIEASADTSVITGGGIESGLTPQQRIIFTTIDANVGNIVYYNRYFNFINENGANITLNGTSDVLANYATPGNTNGGAIFTNNGNVTLNGLNSIGIILNSSVSDFGDSRIVLNNPLVLNGDKSIGIQATNSMINLDNSVIKVNIGTAGNAANSTGNEAGGDASKVENAIGMAVDYSTANPLRMSNYNISLGNAAKNSSGIIVQNGNITLGYDSAAGKTQLISSNGGVQNNLLVAIGSNSSATTEANTTLSLLNGNGQVGIFSSNGAAITNGGTLNASGNGTIGVITNDGTVNNTGNLNISGGVYTDPSNNKMGTVGIAVLDSGAGTASFTSSSGNIQINVNGQESTGLFTDSGLVDITGGNIQASDSAFNLYSKGATGVIRLSGTTLRTGQRSLLFFSEDGGTFDLTNVNATIAGGADSSSRGTAFYYSGNNTPLTKTDLENYFQTTFGGLTGKLTLNMESGSRLFIVDNIIMNLSTAATPLGSLANGPTVIGSNYKTYMMYKGTLIIDQNVNLDSAADPYNTLELATSHINNTSATVTGTQTGQIGMAQENGLDTLGASLPRNQVTLINDAGAFNLSGSNSVGIYASNGEISNINGGNLNLTGNGSIGMYAVNGTKAINDNTSNIVIGTNGIGIYAEGFKQGSSQAFGNGTLDITNNGNITAQSGSGAIGIFLNNNSTGVRGDTKLDISGGNIDVQNSVNGVGVYISGGTLTSTSLTTISVGTNGIGLYAKNSDINLSDITLNLNGDNALGIYFDGVSNFTGAGTFNIDGKNVVLYNMISGGVVNANINLGTVTAGSSYIFGSLIDQVGVYTGDANLASNGSFLIGKNSAAFMTNTSSITVQPGSVNTSAFVLDGQYAMPAGSSAYTGMTADMDGENAGIISVDDYSAGIYGRNGSRLINTGTISVGDYSAAVASSGAGSIAINNGIINLGLRSNALFLKDGVNIENRASGVITGSSDHTIALFADNVSGPIINQGLITLTGDQSAGIYSVGSAVKVINNSGTITVGDSLDAQNPSIGIYTVNPGDQITNNNLTAGNNSMGIYSVGGQITQTGILNIGNTGAGVYVRDGSVNITGTAVLNLGTDKAVGVYAENSAVTNAADMNIGNENFGFVVLDGSFSNTASNITMGTDSIYLVKSGAGTVTNASGTTVSMTGSENSAFYLLNGVNFVNDGTITGTAGTSNVGVHSRSGTVTNNGAINLGASNLVFKTNFDGSYTLDPNGNKIVDIEKSLFTVGVYGTDSTLVNTSTGNITVGAGAVGIAAISGSARNDGNITATGNYSMGMYTERARIVNNGTINVTGDNVIGMAGNGEGSKIENYGTIRVSGTHAIGMYGLSSSEIINGGTIIADGEGAQGIVLGNGSTLNNLVGGTIIINGGVGTGNYGVGAGEVYNTPTIINAGIIKVAEKFTTDGVNVVINVDPSTIKAPTAEDIAAGNYDPSDIGADYLISNSVSIQAPAFDVTSPLQVSGNFAVGTNMEKYKLEDVIIPDSGFAADSASIPVQSKSLTWKAIPVLNSRGNLDVWMEKIPYDNFTNGLWYQDFGRALDEKYFRAEGNALKIYDKLDLLENELDFRHLMASLAGDVYANINQREEDIARTFESSLDLLQNSKNNTKENVKIDVIVGKGENKENTDGVQSYNYTTAGVLALREVERTYRHTFGYSLGYLHTSFEFNDGNNSEEWVDTVQLGVHNKYTADSWKIKNDLTGRVSFHNVDRNIDWGAGSKRSEMNGTYETYSITSDNIIGKEFEIGKKTVITPYGGLRAMYITRPTFDESGLEAVEVKGNDAWSVKPRAGIELKASTPLSPKSEWKLKGTLDLAYEYELADLNEREKARLTAIETDYHDLSKPMDEKGAFRSKASVGVEVENRYGIFLTGEYVVGNDNQDDYRAGVSLKAVF
- a CDS encoding ATP-dependent DNA helicase, whose translation is MKIFEFLEKKAVAKLKKEIKAASGNEVFFRGIPNEEGIVTDIEVIARGNEYSVAAVLNRMKKNEIIIHNHPSGLLVPSDNDVQISSVYGELGGGSYIVNNEVNDIYVLVSLKKHIKIDIDKYFGDLGIIRKKYPDFEIRDEQYKMSKDIEKSLNENKKALIEAGTGTGKTLAYLIPTLEYALENNLKAIISTNTINLQEQLINKDIPLVKELIGQDFKYTLVKGRGNYLCKRKLQNAIMEESDDSEDKEILLNLQKWNETTKYGDRNELRYGISFEIWEKVNCELDLCTNVKCPYFSSCYFFNARKEIGKSDLLVLNHHMFFADLSIRSEIGFNTDYSILPNYDILIFDEAHNIEDTARSYFTSEVSKYSFGKLMGNIYNKRVRNYNKSGIFVRALIYLKDNLSEEEYEIIDKVKEEEIIENLNKYYDKIIEIFDRFLLGFSKDSEQMEIKKRFDKDYIKSSSLWKEIMKLRKESVHLYSIMIKGLTKLTNEIDKFRLEDENGIIFDFKKYIERVKVFMKDLLYILDSDQEDHVYWTNINLRKGSIRIYATPFEVADDLEHNLFNKMDRILFTSATLAVEQKFDYYKKNIGLEKKGIIEEIIDSPFDYEKQMKVYIPDDTKDPNSLEFFSDVYDFIKKLVINTKGRCFLLFTSYSSLNFIYNKIRGELEKMGYTLLKQGELPRHEMIELFKIRDKAILFGTDSFWEGIDVQGDSLKSVVIVKLPFKSPEDPVTEAIIEYMRKNNQNPFMNYQIPQAVIKFKQGVGRLIRSKTDTGIVTILDNRVIKKAYGEKFLKSLPKTSIIRGNREYILKEEKRVKSEALSQKDSDVHKD
- a CDS encoding HD family phosphohydrolase — protein: MRLNFFGREVTITIDDKKINKKGVVSSFVLNNKFRYRFLLLSSMFLIFGIFMETKRINISYHIGDKATKDVIAYKDVVYYKDLLDESVKNRIIENTTPEYDRNKEVEDNSVSQLNTFFDSINWFKLQPEIDNAELKSFIDQNKLNLSVDELRTIILRDSSSYILALVNDMRKIYAEGIVKKGDFDKIVASKDYKLGAEEKKLLKNFMVINMKFNQEKTKEKIDKNIESLKNQEMKIYKGDVILKKGDVITADAYEKLEKLNMVKVSDKARKSTGLLLSFVILSMVLYYILKKYSKKIMDSKAFYPSLITVAILNLIYLAFFQAGFLLYLLPFAIIPIILSILGDRVFAITLSVFNLVLLTRDETWFLITLGVTVVAIYQASALVNRSEFVKLGVFLGVFQALLSVAYGLVNQFPMTILGLLIILSVFSGILTGMICLALLPFFENTFDILTNIKLLELSDFSHPLLRSLLVKASGTFHHSIMVGALAERAAESVGANATFARVASYYHDIGKMKRPNFFVENQKGRENPHNHIKPTLSALIIISHTKDGVAMGKKYNLPKEILDIMVEHHGTTLVQYFYNKAKEEGEEIREQDFRYSGPKPRTKESAIILMADTIEAAVRAAEDKTKENVESLVRYLIKYKIEDGQLSAADITLREIEVIIKAFLDVLQGAYHQRIQYPKVGENKKLVEDEDFKHE